The Lycium barbarum isolate Lr01 chromosome 11, ASM1917538v2, whole genome shotgun sequence genome contains the following window.
TGTAAAATGACTCATATATATTTTGTGtcgctataaatcattgcataaagataaactgtttccaaatatagaaaaaggtcattcttttttacacggactaataaagaaatgagttcacataaattgaaacaaagggagtagtaaatatgcaatactacggtTTGTTGTTTGAGTTATTCTCAATcatcttatttctatagatgaagaaAACTGTTAAGCATCATTCATTTAATAAAGAATAATGAGGGTCAATAATGCTAACTGAGGAATTTGACgcataatttgtgtaagaactcttAGGCAAGCCCCAAGCAtggggcgttaggcgtgtttagggtcTATAGTCAGGCACTCAGGGAGTAAGCCTCACGAAACTAAGCCCCACATGTAAGTCTCAAGGTGTTTTGCCAGTGTCCCTCCCGGAGCGATCCTCGAGGCAAGTCCCGGAACTGTCTTTCAAAACACTGCTATGATACTTCAAAATACCTGATAGcctaaaaaattatattttaaatatatacAAGTCAAATCTTAGCTAGGCTAATCTCCCGGCAGCAACATGGAGATTGTTTCGTCAACTGATTAACACTAGTACGTACAACCGTACAAGTATTGAAGTTGTCCTAATCAAACGGCATTGTCGTCCGATGTTTATTCTAAGCTATACACATATTGTCAGAGATCCATTCTTGCTACCTATATAAACCTTAGCCCTTTGCTTTATTCTTCAACACCACTAACCAGTACCAAAACAATTTctattatattatttattttctaCATTAATTTCAATTGCAAGATGGATGCATCTCAGAAAGCCAGTTACCATGCAGGAGAGGCTAAGGGCCAAATTCAGGTGATTAATTaaatatcaatagtctccaaatTGTCCTTCTTTAATTAAGCAGACAAATTAATTTTAGATTAATGACATGTCATGTTAGTTGGTTCATAATTTTTTGGTGAATATTTCAGGAGAAAGCTAGCCAGATGATGGACAAAGCTAGAGCTACTGTCCAATCTGCTCAGCAATCGATGCAGGAGGTTTGTTTCTGCAACTTAATTTTATtaataaaccttttttttttccgaatATTGCTTATTCCGGATTAATGTTTTCAATCGACATTCAATTTATTATACTAAAtcataaattattaattattttaaCGAAAAATAACTCAATGACTATACATATATTAAAATTGGTTTTATATTTTTAATGTAATAAACTAGTCGAAATAGTCCATACATAAATTATtaattgttatttctccactAGAAATTAATTAGTTTTATATTTTTAATGTAATAAATTAAAAGTTGGATGGCCTGAATCCCTAGCGTGTACCTCATGAGAGTTATATTAAAtgcttttttattttaatttttcatcATAATATTGATTGCAGACTGGACAACAGATGAAGGCTAAGGCACAAGGAGCTGCTGATGCCGTGAAAGATACTGTTGGAGCAAACAAGTGAATTATGGGAGAAATTCAGTTCTACTTAATTTAAATTTCATATAATGTTggttatcatatatatatccaaCCTggatttttagtttttttttttttttttttggtagtttCTTAGTTTTCATGTTGAGATAAAGGCATTAAGTTCTATAAATGCTAGTGCCACGGCTCTCTTCTTTCACCATGTAGATTGAGAGAGACCACTCAATTTATATTAATAatttgatttcatggttttaagCTAGTCCTTAGAACTAGAGTATTCCATGGATATTCGTCAATTGCtaaatatttttattatatttgtaGAAACTGTGGGATGCCCTTATGAAGATACCCCGAAATCTGAAACCATAAAAAATCGTTAATTGATAAAAATAAAACCATTCGGATTAAACTAAAGTTTAAGTTCTATGTATTGTTAGGCAAAGTTGAATTATTTGTCATTATAAAAAAATAGTGTAGTCACTTTCTGTGATATTTTGACAAAGTTGAGTGATTTGTATGATAAAAGAAATAGTTTAGCAACTCTTACTTAATAAGAAATGAAGGAATAATTTCAGAATTTCCTCCAAGTTTGACTTCATAACACTCAAACAAG
Protein-coding sequences here:
- the LOC132618249 gene encoding stress-induced protein KIN2-like, which codes for MDASQKASYHAGEAKGQIQEKASQMMDKARATVQSAQQSMQETGQQMKAKAQGAADAVKDTVGANK